From Nitrospiria bacterium, the proteins below share one genomic window:
- a CDS encoding short chain dehydrogenase, producing the protein MKIIVIGATGTIGTAVAAALAQRHTVVRVGNRKGDYQVNLASPDSIKKLFNAVAPFDAVVCAAGLAKFGPLIELTDEDFELSFSNKLMGQINVVRLGLPQISKGGSFTLTSGILSLEPMPGSAAISPVNAGIEGFVRAAALELPR; encoded by the coding sequence ATGAAAATCATTGTGATCGGGGCGACGGGGACGATCGGAACGGCGGTGGCCGCCGCCTTGGCGCAGCGCCACACCGTGGTTCGCGTGGGAAACCGGAAGGGGGACTATCAGGTGAATCTCGCCTCTCCCGATTCCATCAAAAAACTTTTTAACGCCGTGGCCCCTTTCGACGCCGTGGTCTGCGCCGCGGGGCTCGCGAAATTCGGTCCTCTGATTGAATTGACGGACGAGGACTTCGAGCTCAGTTTTTCCAACAAGCTGATGGGCCAGATCAACGTGGTGCGGCTGGGGCTTCCTCAGATTTCGAAAGGGGGATCGTTCACGCTGACCAGCGGCATTTTGAGCCTTGAACCCATGCCGGGAAGCGCGGCGATCAGTCCCGTGAATGCCGGGATCGAAGGCTTCGTCCGCGCGGCGGCCCTGGAGCTGCCGCGCG